One window of Oscillibacter hominis genomic DNA carries:
- the murA gene encoding UDP-N-acetylglucosamine 1-carboxyvinyltransferase — protein MGILLVDGGRTLQGQVEVQGAKNSVLPILAATILACGQCVIEHCPRLRDVDASIQILRHLGCSAQWESGALVVDTARMNGCSIPDELMREMRSSVIFLGAVLARCGQAELSYPGGCELGPRPIDLHLTALRALGADIEDRGGTLRCRAEKLCGAELVLSLPSVGATENAILAACGAEGTTVICNAAREPEIMDLQEFLVKCGARIHGAGSSTVTVEGGRKLHGCVHRCIADRIAAATLLSAVAAAGGEAVLTGVDYRQLSTVTAALSEAGCRIRSQKSTISIVRRDRLHCIRPVRTAPYPGFPTDAQAVLMAALLRSEGATVFVENIFENRYRHVDELARMGADIRVEGRVAVVCGVETLHGAALRSTDLRGGAALCVAALAAQGCSRIGELQHIDRGYEDIARDLRALGASVLRVESEEPHGEENKPEAQAKREIRLPV, from the coding sequence ATGGGAATACTATTGGTGGATGGCGGGCGGACGCTCCAGGGGCAGGTGGAGGTGCAGGGTGCCAAAAACAGCGTCCTGCCCATCCTGGCGGCCACAATCCTGGCCTGCGGCCAGTGCGTGATCGAGCACTGCCCCCGGCTGCGGGACGTGGACGCCTCCATTCAGATCCTCAGGCACTTGGGCTGCTCGGCCCAATGGGAAAGCGGCGCACTGGTGGTGGATACGGCGCGGATGAATGGCTGCTCCATCCCCGACGAGCTGATGCGGGAGATGCGCTCCTCGGTGATTTTCTTAGGGGCCGTTTTGGCCCGCTGTGGACAGGCGGAGCTCTCCTACCCCGGAGGCTGCGAGTTGGGCCCCAGGCCCATCGACCTGCACCTGACGGCCCTGCGGGCCCTGGGGGCGGACATCGAGGACCGGGGCGGAACACTGCGCTGCCGGGCGGAGAAGCTCTGCGGCGCGGAATTGGTACTAAGCCTGCCCAGCGTGGGGGCCACGGAGAACGCCATCCTGGCCGCCTGCGGCGCGGAGGGCACCACGGTGATCTGCAACGCCGCCCGGGAGCCGGAGATCATGGACCTGCAGGAGTTTTTGGTAAAATGCGGCGCCCGCATCCACGGCGCGGGCAGCTCCACCGTTACGGTGGAGGGCGGCCGGAAACTGCACGGCTGCGTGCATCGCTGCATTGCCGACCGGATCGCGGCGGCCACCTTGCTCTCGGCCGTGGCGGCTGCCGGCGGGGAAGCAGTACTTACCGGCGTGGACTACCGCCAGCTCTCCACGGTGACGGCGGCCCTTTCGGAGGCGGGCTGCCGCATCCGCAGTCAAAAGAGCACCATTTCCATTGTGCGGCGGGACCGGCTGCACTGCATCCGGCCGGTGCGCACCGCGCCCTATCCCGGGTTCCCCACGGACGCTCAGGCCGTGCTGATGGCCGCGCTGCTGCGTAGCGAGGGAGCCACGGTATTTGTGGAGAACATTTTTGAAAACCGATACCGCCATGTGGATGAGCTGGCCCGGATGGGGGCAGATATCCGAGTGGAGGGCCGGGTGGCGGTGGTGTGCGGTGTGGAGACCCTCCACGGTGCCGCGCTGCGCTCCACGGACCTGCGGGGCGGAGCGGCGCTGTGTGTGGCGGCCCTCGCGGCCCAGGGGTGCAGCAGGATCGGCGAGCTGCAGCACATAGACAGAGGATACGAAGATATCGCGCGGGACCTCAGGGCGCTGGGCGCCTCGGTCCTGCGGGTGGAAAGCGAGGAACCCCATGGCGAGGAGAACAAACCGGAGGCGCAGGCGAAGAGGGAGATACGGCTTCCTGTATAA
- the ftsW gene encoding putative lipid II flippase FtsW: MERLSREAAKGPVDVPFLLLVLLLTAIGLIMLLSASFPSAYYEEGNPIKYFVRQGVFAAMGIAGMLIVSRINYQRFRGVAKLALFGSILLLILVIIPGVGVTRNHATRWLGVGALQFQPSELAKLGVVLYFSDSISKKKDKMQTLRYGIAPYVVILLAIAALMMLEPHLSGTVLILGTGAALMLVGGIEWKWVGGVLAAAAAGAYLLIGVVGYGSSRIAMWKDPWLDSLGDGYQMVQSYLAIGSGGLFGVGLGKSRQKYLYLPEEHNDFIFSVVCEELGLIGATIIMVLFALLILRGYWIALQARDRFGSLLVVGVTTLLAMQTFLNIAVVSGLVPATGISLPFFSYGGTALLIQLVEMGIVLSVSRQMKPSKAG; encoded by the coding sequence ATGGAACGGCTCAGCCGGGAGGCGGCAAAGGGCCCGGTGGACGTTCCCTTCCTGCTGCTGGTGCTGCTGCTGACCGCTATCGGGCTGATCATGCTGCTCTCCGCCAGCTTTCCCTCCGCCTACTATGAAGAGGGGAATCCTATCAAGTATTTTGTACGCCAGGGCGTCTTCGCGGCCATGGGCATTGCGGGCATGCTCATCGTCTCCCGCATCAACTACCAGCGGTTCCGTGGAGTTGCAAAACTGGCACTGTTCGGCTCCATCTTGCTGTTGATCCTGGTCATCATCCCCGGCGTGGGCGTCACCCGCAACCACGCTACCCGCTGGCTGGGCGTGGGCGCGCTTCAGTTCCAGCCCTCGGAGCTTGCCAAGTTGGGCGTGGTCCTCTATTTCTCCGACAGCATCTCCAAGAAAAAAGACAAGATGCAGACGCTGCGCTACGGCATCGCCCCCTATGTGGTGATTTTGCTTGCCATTGCCGCGCTGATGATGCTGGAGCCCCACCTGTCCGGCACAGTGCTGATCTTGGGCACCGGCGCCGCGCTGATGCTGGTGGGCGGCATCGAGTGGAAATGGGTGGGCGGCGTGCTGGCCGCGGCTGCGGCGGGCGCGTATCTGCTCATCGGCGTGGTGGGCTACGGCTCCTCCCGCATCGCCATGTGGAAGGACCCCTGGCTGGATTCCCTGGGCGACGGGTATCAGATGGTGCAGAGCTACCTTGCCATCGGTTCCGGCGGCCTCTTCGGCGTGGGCCTTGGCAAAAGCCGCCAGAAGTACCTGTACCTGCCGGAGGAGCACAACGACTTCATCTTCTCCGTGGTCTGCGAGGAGCTGGGCCTCATCGGCGCCACCATCATCATGGTGCTCTTCGCGCTGCTGATCCTGCGGGGCTACTGGATTGCCCTCCAGGCCCGGGACCGGTTCGGCAGCCTTCTGGTGGTGGGCGTCACCACGCTTTTGGCCATGCAGACCTTTTTGAACATCGCCGTGGTCTCTGGCCTGGTGCCGGCCACCGGCATCTCCCTGCCGTTTTTCAGCTACGGCGGCACGGCGCTGCTGATCCAGTTGGTGGAGATGGGGATTGTGCTCTCTGTCTCCCGGCAGATGAAGCCATCCAAGGCCGGATAG
- a CDS encoding UDP-N-acetylmuramoyl-L-alanyl-D-glutamate--2,6-diaminopimelate ligase: MKLKELLRDIIVLDTNADGDLEITGVSYDSRKTRPGDLFVAMPGYSMDGHAFIGKAAAAGAACVLCERPPEEEIPYVQVANSRHGLALVGANWFGRPAEKMSVVAVTGTNGKTTTTYLLKAILEQARGAKVGLIGTNQNMIGQEAVPTERTTPESFEVQKLFRAMLDQGCSYVVMETSSHALYEGRVYGIPFSVGIFTNLTQDHLDFHKTMENYCDAKAILFRSCAVGVYNADDPWSNRLMEGATCRAFSYARDADADLRAEHIDLGADHISFDAVTADERVKIKVGIPGGFMVYNTLDVLGAALQLGISLEESARVLARVPHVKGRVEVVPTPGKDYTILIDYAHSPDGLENVLSSVRGFAKGRTVAVFGCGGDRDRTKRPKMGRIAAQLADFVVVTSDNPRTEDPMAIIREILPGMEGTQTPYVVVENRIEAIHYAMDHARKDDVIVLCGKGHETYQVVGTEKHHLDEREVVADHLKEQQ; the protein is encoded by the coding sequence ATGAAACTCAAAGAACTGCTGCGGGACATCATCGTGCTTGATACCAACGCGGACGGTGACCTGGAGATTACCGGCGTCAGCTACGATTCCCGGAAGACGCGCCCGGGCGATCTGTTTGTCGCCATGCCCGGCTATTCCATGGACGGCCACGCATTCATCGGGAAAGCGGCGGCGGCGGGAGCGGCCTGCGTGCTGTGCGAGCGGCCGCCTGAGGAGGAAATCCCCTATGTGCAGGTGGCCAATTCCCGCCACGGCCTGGCGCTGGTGGGGGCCAACTGGTTTGGCCGCCCGGCGGAGAAGATGAGCGTGGTGGCGGTCACGGGTACCAATGGGAAAACCACCACCACCTACCTGCTCAAAGCCATTTTGGAGCAGGCCAGGGGGGCCAAGGTGGGCCTGATCGGCACCAACCAGAATATGATCGGCCAGGAGGCGGTCCCCACGGAGCGGACCACGCCGGAGTCCTTTGAGGTGCAAAAGCTCTTCCGAGCCATGCTGGATCAAGGCTGCAGCTATGTGGTGATGGAGACCTCCTCCCACGCGCTGTACGAAGGACGGGTCTATGGAATCCCCTTTTCCGTGGGAATTTTCACCAACCTGACCCAGGATCACCTGGATTTCCATAAGACCATGGAGAACTACTGCGACGCCAAGGCCATCTTGTTCCGCAGCTGCGCCGTGGGCGTCTACAACGCCGACGACCCCTGGTCGAATCGGCTGATGGAGGGCGCCACCTGCAGGGCTTTTTCCTACGCCCGGGACGCGGACGCGGATCTGCGGGCGGAGCACATCGACCTGGGCGCAGACCACATCTCCTTCGATGCGGTGACGGCCGATGAGCGGGTGAAAATAAAAGTTGGCATTCCCGGCGGTTTTATGGTATATAATACGCTGGATGTTTTAGGGGCGGCACTCCAGCTGGGCATCTCGCTGGAGGAGAGCGCCCGGGTCCTTGCCAGGGTGCCCCATGTGAAGGGCCGGGTGGAGGTAGTCCCCACCCCAGGAAAAGACTACACCATCCTCATCGACTACGCCCACAGCCCGGATGGGCTGGAGAATGTGCTCTCCTCCGTCAGGGGCTTTGCCAAGGGCCGCACGGTGGCCGTCTTTGGCTGCGGCGGCGACCGGGACCGGACCAAGCGGCCGAAGATGGGGCGCATCGCGGCCCAGCTGGCGGACTTCGTGGTGGTGACCTCCGACAATCCCCGGACGGAGGACCCCATGGCCATCATCCGGGAGATATTGCCGGGGATGGAGGGGACGCAGACGCCCTATGTGGTGGTGGAAAACCGGATCGAGGCCATCCATTACGCCATGGACCACGCCCGGAAGGACGATGTGATCGTGCTGTGCGGCAAGGGCCACGAGACCTATCAGGTGGTGGGCACGGAAAAGCACCACCTGGATGAGCGGGAGGTTGTGGCGGACCACCTGAAGGAACAACAATAA
- the murG gene encoding undecaprenyldiphospho-muramoylpentapeptide beta-N-acetylglucosaminyltransferase: protein MRILFTCGGTAGHVNPALALAGYFQSKHPGCEILFVGAERGLEKDLIPKAGYPFRTVHISSFHRSVKPSELKHNLISVCNLIRAPREANAILKEFQPDYVVGTGGYASFPLVKAAARHGIPTAVHESNMVPGLTTKMLEPYADRVMVGFEACRQHYQHPEKVVVTGTPVRGDFFALSHLEAREKLGLTGERKLIVSFWGSLGAGEMNRQMVDFLAIEASREPFYHIHGAGKSGYPRMQELLRQRGVDLKQHPALQLKEYIYDMSVVMRAADLVICRSGASTISELTALGVPAIMVPSPNVTNNHQEKNARVLEEHGGARVVLEKDSSGQVLFQEAAAILHDEQKRLSMARSMGELGILDATERIYQTILAIDQ from the coding sequence ATGCGTATTCTATTTACCTGCGGCGGCACGGCGGGCCACGTGAACCCGGCCCTGGCCCTGGCGGGATACTTTCAGAGCAAGCACCCGGGCTGTGAAATCCTCTTTGTGGGAGCGGAGCGGGGACTGGAAAAGGATTTGATCCCCAAAGCCGGCTATCCCTTCCGCACGGTCCACATCTCCAGCTTCCACCGGTCCGTAAAACCGTCGGAACTGAAGCACAACTTGATCTCTGTCTGCAACCTGATCCGCGCCCCCCGCGAGGCCAACGCCATTTTAAAGGAGTTTCAGCCCGACTATGTGGTGGGCACCGGCGGCTATGCCAGCTTCCCCCTGGTGAAAGCGGCTGCACGGCACGGAATCCCCACGGCCGTCCATGAGTCCAATATGGTGCCCGGCCTCACCACAAAGATGCTGGAGCCCTATGCGGACCGGGTGATGGTGGGCTTTGAGGCCTGCCGCCAGCACTACCAGCACCCGGAGAAGGTGGTGGTCACCGGCACGCCGGTCCGCGGCGATTTCTTTGCCCTGAGCCATCTTGAGGCCCGGGAGAAGTTAGGCCTGACCGGGGAGCGCAAGCTGATCGTCTCCTTCTGGGGCTCTTTGGGCGCCGGGGAGATGAACCGCCAGATGGTGGATTTCCTGGCCATTGAGGCATCCCGGGAGCCCTTTTACCACATCCACGGCGCCGGTAAATCCGGCTATCCCCGGATGCAGGAGCTGCTGCGCCAAAGGGGCGTGGACCTAAAGCAGCATCCCGCGCTCCAGCTGAAAGAGTACATCTATGACATGTCTGTGGTGATGCGGGCGGCGGACCTGGTGATCTGCCGCTCCGGCGCCTCCACCATCAGTGAGCTGACGGCTCTTGGCGTGCCGGCCATCATGGTGCCGTCCCCCAACGTGACCAACAACCATCAGGAAAAAAATGCCCGGGTCCTGGAAGAGCACGGCGGCGCCCGTGTGGTGCTGGAGAAGGATTCCAGCGGCCAGGTGCTGTTTCAGGAGGCGGCGGCCATTCTCCACGACGAGCAAAAGAGGCTGTCCATGGCCCGTTCCATGGGGGAACTGGGGATTTTGGACGCCACGGAGCGGATTTATCAGACGATCCTTGCAATTGACCAGTAA
- the mraY gene encoding phospho-N-acetylmuramoyl-pentapeptide-transferase, with protein sequence MIACVLSFVVTALVGKWLVPELRKLKAGQSIRTDGPKWHMAKEGTPTMGGLMFIAGVGVTILVCCWKPMLQGNFSHLYVFLFALVYGAIGYVDDYRKVRMHQNLGLTALQKFLMQLAAAVAFLCLMRFEGLLTPNLYLPFFNTYLVMNWVVYLIFAAFVIVGTVNAVNLTDGIDGLAASVTVPVALFFAIAAAWWGYRELGVFAGALCGALIGFLIYNFHPAKVFMGDTGSLFLGGAVAAMAFAFDMPLILIPVGIIYIAETLSDIIQVGYFKLTHGKRFFRMAPLHHHLELCGWSEKKLVFVFSGITVLFCALALWGVSGRFAM encoded by the coding sequence ATGATTGCCTGCGTGCTGAGTTTTGTGGTCACCGCGCTGGTGGGGAAGTGGCTGGTGCCTGAGCTGCGCAAGCTGAAGGCCGGCCAGAGCATCCGGACCGACGGGCCCAAATGGCATATGGCCAAGGAGGGGACGCCGACCATGGGCGGGCTGATGTTCATCGCCGGGGTGGGCGTAACCATCCTGGTCTGCTGCTGGAAGCCCATGCTCCAGGGAAATTTTTCCCACCTCTATGTGTTTCTCTTTGCCTTGGTGTACGGCGCCATCGGCTATGTGGACGACTACAGGAAGGTGCGCATGCATCAGAACTTAGGGCTCACTGCGCTGCAGAAGTTCCTGATGCAGCTGGCCGCGGCTGTGGCCTTTTTGTGCCTGATGCGCTTTGAGGGGCTGCTGACACCCAACCTGTATCTCCCCTTTTTCAACACCTACCTGGTGATGAACTGGGTGGTTTACCTGATTTTTGCCGCCTTTGTCATCGTGGGCACTGTGAACGCGGTGAACCTGACCGACGGCATCGACGGCCTGGCGGCCAGCGTCACAGTGCCGGTGGCGCTGTTTTTCGCCATCGCCGCCGCCTGGTGGGGCTATCGGGAGCTTGGGGTGTTCGCCGGTGCGCTGTGCGGTGCCCTGATCGGCTTTTTGATCTACAACTTCCACCCGGCCAAGGTGTTTATGGGCGACACGGGGTCGCTCTTTTTGGGCGGCGCCGTGGCGGCCATGGCCTTTGCCTTCGACATGCCGCTGATCCTGATCCCCGTGGGGATCATCTACATCGCCGAGACGCTCTCGGACATCATCCAGGTGGGGTATTTCAAGCTGACCCACGGCAAGCGCTTTTTCCGCATGGCCCCGCTGCACCACCATCTGGAGCTGTGCGGCTGGAGTGAAAAGAAGCTGGTATTCGTATTCTCCGGGATCACGGTGCTCTTTTGCGCCCTGGCCCTGTGGGGCGTGTCCGGCCGGTTCGCAATGTAA